From Actinopolyspora lacussalsi, a single genomic window includes:
- a CDS encoding hypothetical protein (product_source=COG3603; cog=COG3603; ko=KO:K09707; pfam=PF13840; superfamily=55021), giving the protein MTTLTLRAHEQLLAVATPGPGTEPELPASGPVNAELVTGNDRTLVFAYRDVAELSDSSIVQGPFRALEIAGPLDFSLTGVLAAVLSPLAEREVSVFTLSTFDTDWILVGANALPDAVDTLRRAGHTVVEHFEGEH; this is encoded by the coding sequence GTGACGACACTGACCCTGCGAGCGCACGAACAGCTCCTCGCCGTGGCCACGCCAGGACCGGGTACCGAGCCAGAACTGCCCGCTTCCGGCCCCGTCAACGCCGAGCTCGTCACCGGAAACGACCGTACGCTGGTGTTCGCCTACCGGGATGTCGCCGAGCTCTCCGACTCGTCGATCGTCCAGGGGCCCTTCCGGGCATTGGAGATAGCCGGCCCGTTGGACTTCTCGTTGACCGGCGTCCTGGCCGCTGTGCTGTCCCCGCTCGCGGAGCGCGAGGTCAGTGTGTTCACGCTGTCGACCTTCGACACCGACTGGATCCTGGTCGGGGCGAACGCACTTCCGGACGCCGTGGACACGTTGCGCCGAGCCGGGCACACCGTGGTCGAGCACTTCGAGGGAGAACATTGA